Proteins encoded together in one Musa acuminata AAA Group cultivar baxijiao chromosome BXJ3-6, Cavendish_Baxijiao_AAA, whole genome shotgun sequence window:
- the LOC103987077 gene encoding probable UDP-3-O-acyl-N-acetylglucosamine deacetylase 1, mitochondrial, with amino-acid sequence MTSPLLRHHHRRRLLSTCTRSLKWLSRSISLNPTGRPQQTLASSVSRSGTALHSGDFTTARLLPAAAGEGRFFVAGHSRPRTRIPAAIGHVVDSALCTTLSRDGTRVRTVEHLLSALEACGVDNCRIEIDGGDEVPLLDGSAKEWVEAIKQVGLCVAEDQHGYTLDKLVPELHEPLYLWHGSSFLIALPSQKICITYGIDFPKVPSIGCQWFSSFMDESTYTKEIASSRTFCVYEEVEGMRRAGLCKGGSADNAIVCSITGGWLNPPLRFFDEPCRHKVLDLVGDFSLFAQNGNQGLPIAHIIAYKAGHALHTDFVRLLSRSSTELRERLLR; translated from the exons ATGACCTCGCCGCTCctccgccaccaccaccgccgccgcctcctttCCACCTGTACGCGATCCCTTAAATGGCTCTCCCGTTCCATCTCCTTGAATCCG ACGGGACGGCCGCAGCAAACCCTAGCCTCGTCTGTGTCCAGATCGGGGACGGCGCTGCACTCGGGCGACTTCACCACTGCTCGCCTCCTGCCGGCCGCCGCGGGGGAGGGGAGGTTCTTCGTCGCAGGGCACTCCCGGCCGCGCACGAGGATCCCCGCCGCGATCGGCCATGTCGTCGACTCCGCCCTCTGCACCACCCTCTCGCGCGACGGTACCAGGGTGCGGACCGTTGAGCACCTCCTGTCCGCTCTGGAGGCATGCGGGGTGGATAATTGCCGCATCGAGATCGATGGTGGGGATGAG GTTCCTTTGTTAGATGGATCAGCGAAGGAATGGGTGGAGGCTATAAAACAAGTTGGGTTATGTGTTGCAGAGGATCAACATGGCTATACTTTAGATAAACTAGTACCAGAACTCCATGAACCACTGTATTTATGGCATGGTAGTTCTTTCTTGATTGCCTTACCTTCTCAGAAAATTTGCATCACTTATGGAATAGACTTTCCCAAG GTACCATCCATTGGCTGTCAGTGGttttcttctttcatggatgAATCTACATACACAAAAGAAATAGCTTCCTCAAGAACATTTTGTGTTTATGAAGAG GTCGAGGGAATGCGCCGAGCTGGGCTCTGTAAAGGTGGATCAGCTGATAATGCTATCGTTTGCAG CATCACTGGTGGCTGGCTAAATCCACCATTACGTTTCTTTGATGAACCTTGTCGCCATAAGGTTCTAGATCTTGTGGGCGACTTTTCTCTTTTTGCTCAAAATGGAAATCAAGGACTTCCCATCGCACACATAATTGCTTACAAG GCTGGCCATGCACTACACACCGACTTCGTTCGTCTGCTGTCACGATCATCAACAGAACTAAGAGAAAGGCTACTAAGATGA
- the LOC135641767 gene encoding anthranilate synthase beta subunit 2, chloroplastic-like, translating into MASRLPLLPNLSLTPTHGRRSGALPRPRPISAVCTTFASFGGGDPPAGNWARMVQRGSSMISRGCLAMGAGIADGKNKTQDARPIVVIDNYDSFTYNLCQYIGELGVDFEVYRNDEITVGEVKEKCPRGILISPGPGTPQDSGISLQTVLELGPSVPLFGVCMGLQCIGEAFGGKIVRSPSGVVHGKSSLVYYDEELDDTLFCGLPNPFTAGRYHSLVIDKDSFPNNVLDITAWTEDGQIMAARHKKYTHIQGVQFHPESIITTEGKIMVHNFIKLTGKLEAQNSKS; encoded by the exons ATGGCTTCTCGCCTCCCCCTCCTCCCCAACCTTTCCCTTACCCCAACACACGGCCGCCGCTCAGGGGCTCTACCCCGGCCTCGCCCTATCTCTGCAGTATGCACCACCTTCGCTTCCTTCGGCGGCGGCGATCCGC CGGCTGGGAATTGGGCCAGGATGGTACAGAGGGGAAGCTCGATGATTTCGAGAGGGTGCTTGGCGATGGGCGCCGGGATTGCTGATGGCAAGAACAAGACGCAGGACGCGAGGCCGATCGTTGTGATCGATAACTATGATAGCTTCACCTATAATCTATGCCAG TATATTGGAGAGCTTGGAGTAGATTTTGAGGTTTACCGCAATGACGAAATCACTGTGGGAGAGGTCAAGGA GAAATGTCCGCGAGGAATACTTATTTCCCCAGGGCCTG GTACACCGCAAGATTCGGGTATATCCTTGCAAACTGTTCTGGAACTCGGTCCCTCTGTACCACTATTTGGAGTTTGTATGGGCTTGCAGTGCATAGGAGAGGCTTTTGGAG GAAAGATTGTTCGTTCTCCTTCTGGTGTGGTGCACGGGAAAAGCTCACTTGTTTACTATGATGAAGAACTTGATGATACATTATTCTGCGGCTTGCCCAA CCCATTCACTGCTGGTAGATATCATAGTCTTGTGATTGACAAAGATAGCTTTCCTAATAATGTTCTTGATATTACGGCATGGACTGAAGATGGACAAATTATGGCTGCTCGACACAAAAAGTATACACATATTCAG GGGGTGCAGTTCCATCCGGAGAGTATCATAACGACCGAAGGTAAAATAATGGTGCATAACTTTATCAAACTTACTGGGAAACTGGAAGCACAAAATTCCAAGTCATGA
- the LOC135640108 gene encoding 65-kDa microtubule-associated protein 7-like, whose product MARLGMQVALGTSALLQELEQIWTEIGESEKEKDHMLVELEKECMQVYRRKVDEARSARARLHQSLVSKEAEVASLMALLGEQQLQLEVEKATSLKGKLASVNPILENLQKKKEDRVKQFSDIWSQIEKLNVEITGFRDAVTIEEHDLSIRKLTEYQTKLRSLQKEKSDRLHNILEHVNEVHSLCGALGVDFRKIVCEVHPSLHETCGEKSTNISDTTLEGLSQAILKLRTEKKIRVQRLQDATASLLELWNLMDSSEEERRPFEKVTIKFRSPENDVMCPGVLSLEIIKQTEAEVKRLKQLKVSRMKELVLRKRLELEEICRYAHIEPDSSTAPEKTCALLDSCLVDPSELLTNIETQIEEAKKQSMTRKEIIDRVNKWLFACEEENWLEDYNKDWNRYSAGRGGHLNLKRAEKARVIVGKIPAIVDNLMSKIFIWEDERNVPFLYDGVHLVSILEEYKINRQQKEEEKRRYREHKKLRNLLLTEKEAAYGSKSTLKPSNSFDRKTNMYLTNGYGNGFMTPIRRISAGGATPELLTPRSHSARYNSYFKEARRLSSVAVSKEDAVSLFASVAGSGPGSPHT is encoded by the exons ATGGCAAGGTTGGGAATGCAAGTGGCGTTAGGAACTAGTGCTTTGCTTCAAGAGCTTGAG CAAATATGGACTGAGATCGGAGagagtgaaaaggagaaagaccaTATGCTGGTGGAGTTGGAAAAGGAGTGCATGCAAGTGTACCGTAGGAAGGTTGATGAAGCCAGAAGCGCAAGGGCTCGCCTTCATCAATCTTTGGTCTCCAAAGAAGCAGAGGTTGCCTCTCTTATGGCCTTACTTGGTGAACAGCAGCTCCAGCTGGAG GTGGAGAAGGCTACATCACTGAAGGGAAAACTTGCTTCAGTTAATCCGATTTTGGAAAATctccaaaaaaagaaagaagatcgTGTCAAGCAGTTTTCTGATATATGGTCCCAGATTGAAAAGCTCAACGTAGAGATTACGGGATTTAGAGATGCTGTCACGATTGAAGAACATGATTTATCTATAAGGAAACTTACTGAATATCAAACAAAGCTACGAAGTCTCCAGAAGGAGAAG TCCGATCGTCTTCATAACATCTTGGAACATGTAAATGAGGTGCATTCTCTATGTGGTGCGCTTGGAGTGGATTTCAGGAAAATAGTGTGTGAAGTGCATCCCAGTCTGCATGAGACATGTGGAGAAAAGTCCACTAATATTAGTGATACCACACTGGAAGGCCTATCTCAAGCCATCCTAAAACTAAGAACAGAAAAGAAGATACGAGTGCAGAGG TTGCAAGACGCAACCGCATCACTTTTAGAACTGTGGAATCTGATGGATTCATCTGAAGAAGAGAGGAGGCCTTTCGAAAAGGTGACGATCAAGTTTCGATCCCCTGAAAATGATGTAATGTGTCCTGGTGTGCTCTCACTTGAAATAATCAAGCAG ACAGAAGCTGAGGTCAAGAGGCTTAAACAACTCAAAGTCAGTAGAATGAAAGAACTTGTTCTGAGGAAAAGGTTAGAACTAGAAGAGATATGCAGATATGCACACATTGAACCAGATTCGAGCACAGCACCAGAGAAGACCTGTGCATTGCTAGATTCTT GTCTCGTTGATCCTTCGGAGCTTCTGACTAATATTGAGACACAAATTGAAGAAGCTAAAAAACAATCTATGACCAGGAAAGAAATCATAGATAGAGTAAACAAATGGCTCTTTGCGTGTGAGGAAGAGAATTGGCTTGAAGATTACAACAAG GATTGGAACAGGTACAGCGCCGGAAGAGGCGGCCACTTGAATCTTAAACGTGCAGAGAAGGCACGGGTGATCGTCGGCAAAATTCCAg CTATCGTTGACAATCTGATGAGCAAGATCTTTATTTGGGAAGATGAGAGAAATGTGCCTTTCCTATATGATGGG GTGCACTTGGTATCCATTCTAgaggaatataaaattaataGGCAACAAAAGGAAGAGGAAAAAAGAAGATACAGG GAACACAAAAAGTTGCGAAATCTTCTTCTCACCGAAAAGGAAGCAGCCTATGGATCCAAATCTACTCTAAAACCAAGCAATAGTTTTGACAGGAAGACAAACATGTATCTCACAAATGGATATGGCAATGGCTTCATGACTCCAATCCGACGGATTTCTGCTGGTGGTGCAACTCCTGAGCTGCTCACACCACGCTCACACTCAGCCCGATACAACAGCTACTTCAAGGAGGCAAGAAGACTGTCATCTGTTGCTGTTTCCAAGGAGGATGCAGTATCTTTGTTCGCATCGGTCGCAGGTTCGGGACCTGGGTCACCTCACACTTAA
- the LOC135582085 gene encoding pre-mRNA splicing factor SR-like 1 isoform X2: MEIQTSGKPIDSLLEKVLSMNILSSDYFKELYRLKTYHEVIDEIYNQVDHVEPWMTGNCRGPSTAFCLLYKFFTMKLTVKQMHGLLKHPDSPYIRAIGFLYLRYVADPKTLWTWYEPYIKDDEEFSPGSNGRLTTMGVFVRDLLLGQYYFDTLFPRVPVPVVRQIVANLEKLKLPTKHCGVTGETSRQGSDDIARRPPSVKAALSVSFGQRAPHRASTRDSSPVRRNLGPIHERSDGDDHRRSSPSVRRSSSRDRHDRDRSDRDRDHDRDHRDRDRRDHHRDRDHSERDWGRDSERRHEHERRGDRDRDSHRSKHSERDSGRRDHERSGRDADEYRHSNSRRSRSRSRSRSRSIHTRGADRPSPFGDENKEKTKAVSSNLAKLKDLYGDGSDKKSNEAADRLRKDTSTEEVIRLGGSTWR, encoded by the exons ATGGAGATACAAACATCTGGCAAACCTATTGATAGTTTGCTAGAGAAGGTTCTTTCAATGAACATTCTATCTTCAGATTATTTCAAAGAACTTTACAGATTGAAGACTTACCATGAAGTTATAGATGAGATCTACAACCAAGTTGATCATGTGGAACCATGGATGACTGGAAATTGCAGAGGTCCTTCCACAGCATTTTGTCTCCTGTACAAGTTCTTCACAATGAAACTCACTGTCAAGCAAATGCATGGACTTTTGAAGCATCCTGATTCTCCTTATATTAGAGCT ATTGGTTTCCTCTACCTGCGCTATGTTGCAGATCCAAAGACATTATGGACTTGGTATGAGCCATACATCAAGGATGATGAg GAATTCTCTCCTGGTTCTAATGGTCGACTTACGACAATGGGGGTATTTGTGCGTGATCTTCTTCTTGGTCAG TACTACTTTGACACACTTTTCCCACGTGTCCCTGTTCCCGTTGTGCGCCAAATTGTTGCTAACCTGGAGAAACTGAAGCTCCCCACCAAGCATTGTGGTGTCACTGGAGAAACTAGTCGGCAGGGCTCAGATGATATTGCCCGTCGCCCTCCTTCAGTAAAAGCTGCTTTGTCAGTCTCATTTGGTCAGCGTGCTCCACACCGTGCATCCACCAGGGACTCTTCGCCGGTCAGAAGGAACTTAGGTCCCATACACGAAAGGAGTGATGGTGATGACCATCGAAGATCATCTCCTAGCGTTCGTCGCAGTAGTAGCCGTGACCGACATGACCGTGATCGCTCAGATCGTGACCGTGACCATGATCGAGATCATCGTGATCGAGACCGTCGAGACCATCACCGTGATCGAGACCACTCAGAACGTGACTGGGGAAGGGACTCTGAGCGAAGGCATGAACATGAGCGGCGTGGTGATCGTGATAGAGATTCCCATCGATCCAAGCACTCAGAGAGGGATTCTGGGAGAAGGGACCATGAAAGGAGTGGGCGAGATGCTGATGAGTATAGACACTCCAACTCGAGACGAAGCAGAAGTAGAAGTAGGAGCAGGAGTCGTAGCATCCATACCCGTGGTGCAGATCGCCCTAGTCCTTTCGGAGATGAAAATAAAGAGAAGACAAAGGCTGTTTCAAGCAATCTGGCAAAGTTGAAAGATTTATATGGTGATGGAAGTGACAAGAAAAGCAATGAAGCTGCCGATAGGCTGCGCAAAGATACCAGCACTGAAGAGGTTATCAGACTTGGGGGTTCCACATGGAGATGA
- the LOC135582085 gene encoding pre-mRNA splicing factor SR-like 1 isoform X1, with the protein MEIQTSGKPIDSLLEKVLSMNILSSDYFKELYRLKTYHEVIDEIYNQVDHVEPWMTGNCRGPSTAFCLLYKFFTMKLTVKQMHGLLKHPDSPYIRAIGFLYLRYVADPKTLWTWYEPYIKDDEEFSPGSNGRLTTMGVFVRDLLLGQVIHFGKCPTCSYEILGLHFLMEYSLRDQYITSLSTIKFKYYFDTLFPRVPVPVVRQIVANLEKLKLPTKHCGVTGETSRQGSDDIARRPPSVKAALSVSFGQRAPHRASTRDSSPVRRNLGPIHERSDGDDHRRSSPSVRRSSSRDRHDRDRSDRDRDHDRDHRDRDRRDHHRDRDHSERDWGRDSERRHEHERRGDRDRDSHRSKHSERDSGRRDHERSGRDADEYRHSNSRRSRSRSRSRSRSIHTRGADRPSPFGDENKEKTKAVSSNLAKLKDLYGDGSDKKSNEAADRLRKDTSTEEVIRLGGSTWR; encoded by the exons ATGGAGATACAAACATCTGGCAAACCTATTGATAGTTTGCTAGAGAAGGTTCTTTCAATGAACATTCTATCTTCAGATTATTTCAAAGAACTTTACAGATTGAAGACTTACCATGAAGTTATAGATGAGATCTACAACCAAGTTGATCATGTGGAACCATGGATGACTGGAAATTGCAGAGGTCCTTCCACAGCATTTTGTCTCCTGTACAAGTTCTTCACAATGAAACTCACTGTCAAGCAAATGCATGGACTTTTGAAGCATCCTGATTCTCCTTATATTAGAGCT ATTGGTTTCCTCTACCTGCGCTATGTTGCAGATCCAAAGACATTATGGACTTGGTATGAGCCATACATCAAGGATGATGAg GAATTCTCTCCTGGTTCTAATGGTCGACTTACGACAATGGGGGTATTTGTGCGTGATCTTCTTCTTGGTCAG GTAATTCATTTTGGTAAATGTCCCACCTGTTCATATGAGATTCTGGGCTTGCATTTCCTAATGGAGTATTCCTTGAGAGATCAGTACATCACATCTTTATCAACAATTAAGTTCAAG TACTACTTTGACACACTTTTCCCACGTGTCCCTGTTCCCGTTGTGCGCCAAATTGTTGCTAACCTGGAGAAACTGAAGCTCCCCACCAAGCATTGTGGTGTCACTGGAGAAACTAGTCGGCAGGGCTCAGATGATATTGCCCGTCGCCCTCCTTCAGTAAAAGCTGCTTTGTCAGTCTCATTTGGTCAGCGTGCTCCACACCGTGCATCCACCAGGGACTCTTCGCCGGTCAGAAGGAACTTAGGTCCCATACACGAAAGGAGTGATGGTGATGACCATCGAAGATCATCTCCTAGCGTTCGTCGCAGTAGTAGCCGTGACCGACATGACCGTGATCGCTCAGATCGTGACCGTGACCATGATCGAGATCATCGTGATCGAGACCGTCGAGACCATCACCGTGATCGAGACCACTCAGAACGTGACTGGGGAAGGGACTCTGAGCGAAGGCATGAACATGAGCGGCGTGGTGATCGTGATAGAGATTCCCATCGATCCAAGCACTCAGAGAGGGATTCTGGGAGAAGGGACCATGAAAGGAGTGGGCGAGATGCTGATGAGTATAGACACTCCAACTCGAGACGAAGCAGAAGTAGAAGTAGGAGCAGGAGTCGTAGCATCCATACCCGTGGTGCAGATCGCCCTAGTCCTTTCGGAGATGAAAATAAAGAGAAGACAAAGGCTGTTTCAAGCAATCTGGCAAAGTTGAAAGATTTATATGGTGATGGAAGTGACAAGAAAAGCAATGAAGCTGCCGATAGGCTGCGCAAAGATACCAGCACTGAAGAGGTTATCAGACTTGGGGGTTCCACATGGAGATGA